In Capsicum annuum cultivar UCD-10X-F1 chromosome 11, UCD10Xv1.1, whole genome shotgun sequence, one genomic interval encodes:
- the LOC107847464 gene encoding probable aquaporin PIP2-1 isoform X2: MTKEVETAPLIDLEELTKWSLYRAAIAEFIATLLFLYISVLTVIGYKHQADVQDGGNVCGGVGILGIAWAFGGMIFVLVYCTAGISGGHINPAVTFGLFLARKVSLIRAVLYMVAQCLGAICGVGFVKAFQSAYYNRYGGGVNVMAAAHTKGVGLAAEIIGTFVLVYVVFSATDPKRSARDSHVPVLAPLPIGFAVFMVHLATIPITGTGINPARSFGAAVIYNGDKAWDEHWIFWVGPFIGAFIAAVYHQYILRAGAIKALGSFRSNA, translated from the exons ATGACGAAAGAAGTCGAAA CTGCTCCTCTGATCGACTTAGAGGAGCTAACAAAGTGGTCTTTATACAGAGCAGCAATAGCAGAGTTTATTGCTACTCTGTTATTTCTTTATATTAGTGTGCTTACCGTAATCGGATACAAACATCAAGCGGATGTTCAAGATGGTGGTAAtgtttgtggtggtgttggtattctTGGTATTGCTTGGGCTTTTGGTGGCATGATTTTCGTACTTGTTTACTGTACTGCTGgtatttctg GTGGACACATCAATCCTGCTGTGACATTTGGGCTATTTTTGGCAAGGAAAGTATCATTAATAAGGGCAGTATTGTACATGGTAGCACAATGTTTGGGTGCAATTTGTGGTGTTGGTTTTGTTAAAGCTTTCCAAAGTGCATACTACAATAGGTATGGTGGTGGTGTTAATGTTATGGCAGCAGCACACACCAAAGGTGTTGGTTTGGCTGCTGAGATTATTGGTACTTTTGTTTTGGTCTATGTTGTCTTCTCTGCCACAGATCCTAAGAGAAGTGCCAGAGACTCTCATGTCCCG gtCTTGGCACCACTTCCTATTGGATTTGCTGTGTTCATGGTTCACTTAGCCACTATTCCGATCACCGGAACCGGTATTAACCCggctcgtagttttggggcagCGGTTATCTACAATGGCGATAAGGCGTGGGACGAACACTGGATTTTCTGGGTCGGGCCATTCATCGGAGCTTTTATTGCCGCGGTCTATCACCAGTACATTCTTCGAGCTGGTGCTATCAAAGCTCTAGGTTCATTCAGAAGCAATGCTTAA
- the LOC107847464 gene encoding probable aquaporin PIP2-1 isoform X1, whose protein sequence is MTKEVETAHEQAAEYSAKDYTEPPPAPLIDLEELTKWSLYRAAIAEFIATLLFLYISVLTVIGYKHQADVQDGGNVCGGVGILGIAWAFGGMIFVLVYCTAGISGGHINPAVTFGLFLARKVSLIRAVLYMVAQCLGAICGVGFVKAFQSAYYNRYGGGVNVMAAAHTKGVGLAAEIIGTFVLVYVVFSATDPKRSARDSHVPVLAPLPIGFAVFMVHLATIPITGTGINPARSFGAAVIYNGDKAWDEHWIFWVGPFIGAFIAAVYHQYILRAGAIKALGSFRSNA, encoded by the exons ATGACGAAAGAAGTCGAAACCGCTCACGAGCAGGCGGCGGAGTACTCCGCAAAGGACTACACTGAGCCGCCGCCTGCTCCTCTGATCGACTTAGAGGAGCTAACAAAGTGGTCTTTATACAGAGCAGCAATAGCAGAGTTTATTGCTACTCTGTTATTTCTTTATATTAGTGTGCTTACCGTAATCGGATACAAACATCAAGCGGATGTTCAAGATGGTGGTAAtgtttgtggtggtgttggtattctTGGTATTGCTTGGGCTTTTGGTGGCATGATTTTCGTACTTGTTTACTGTACTGCTGgtatttctg GTGGACACATCAATCCTGCTGTGACATTTGGGCTATTTTTGGCAAGGAAAGTATCATTAATAAGGGCAGTATTGTACATGGTAGCACAATGTTTGGGTGCAATTTGTGGTGTTGGTTTTGTTAAAGCTTTCCAAAGTGCATACTACAATAGGTATGGTGGTGGTGTTAATGTTATGGCAGCAGCACACACCAAAGGTGTTGGTTTGGCTGCTGAGATTATTGGTACTTTTGTTTTGGTCTATGTTGTCTTCTCTGCCACAGATCCTAAGAGAAGTGCCAGAGACTCTCATGTCCCG gtCTTGGCACCACTTCCTATTGGATTTGCTGTGTTCATGGTTCACTTAGCCACTATTCCGATCACCGGAACCGGTATTAACCCggctcgtagttttggggcagCGGTTATCTACAATGGCGATAAGGCGTGGGACGAACACTGGATTTTCTGGGTCGGGCCATTCATCGGAGCTTTTATTGCCGCGGTCTATCACCAGTACATTCTTCGAGCTGGTGCTATCAAAGCTCTAGGTTCATTCAGAAGCAATGCTTAA
- the LOC107848187 gene encoding uncharacterized protein LOC107848187 translates to MASCLFFFVVFCLPFIVKAQERSPHGLAYESPVAISPEAYSFFHPETQKHNTTTSESLCDNDSNTSGCSRFPMASSVQSNVAHESLSPNDEEGDGRMGAGVMVGIALGFAFAIVLAFGVYYVVTARKHNASKGVPIQLNV, encoded by the coding sequence ATGGCTTCTTGTCtattcttttttgttgttttttgccTACCCTTTATTGTTAAAGCTCAAGAAAGGTCTCCTCATGGCCTTGCTTATGAAAGCCCTGTTGCAATTTCACCAGAAGCATACTCATTTTtccatcctgagactcaaaaacATAACACTACTACTAGTGAAAGTTTATGTGATAATGATAGTAATACATCAGGTTGTTCAAGATTTCCTATGGCTTCAAGTGTGCAGTCTAATGTAGCACATGAAAGTTTATCCCCAAACGATGAGGAAGGCGATGGGCGAATGGGAGCTGGTGTGATGGTTGGGATTGCTCTCGGGTTCGCGTTTGCTATTGTGTTGGCATTTGGTGTTTACTATGTTGTGACTGCGCGAAAACACAACGCAAGCAAAGGTGTTCCTATCCAGCTCAATGTCTAA
- the LOC107848189 gene encoding uncharacterized protein LOC107848189, protein MISILTQERLLGAALGTVLTSVVVFEQRQSICKSISENQARFSPHSQTTVYVPKEESGIEFAHLWNKAVDQAFGPLIKSLGSRGW, encoded by the exons ATGATCAGCATCCTTACTCAG GAGCGTCTTCTTGGCGCTGCGTTAGGTACTGTGTTGACAAGCGTTGTGGTATTTGAACAACGGCAAAGTATATGTAAGAGTATCTCTGAGAATCAAGCTAGATTTTCTCCTCATTCTCAG ACAACAGTGTACGTTCCAAAAGAGGAGTCTGGCATAGAGTTTGCACACCTATGGAACAAAGCTGTGGACCAGGCGTTTGGGCCTCTCATCAAGTCCCTTGGATCACGTGGATGGTGA